From the Brassica napus cultivar Da-Ae chromosome A8, Da-Ae, whole genome shotgun sequence genome, one window contains:
- the BNAA08G15460D gene encoding uncharacterized protein BNAA08G15460D — protein sequence MGICSSSESTQVASAKLILQDGKMMEFANPVKVGYVLQKYPMCFICNSDDMDFDDAVSAISAEEELQLGQIYFALPLRWLREPLKAEEMAALAVKASSALMRSGGGGGGSCRRKCIDHVVVSDKYRLNVGSGDDTVGSGRVRRKGRNVDGGGGSSSSGRKRKCYAAELSTIEE from the coding sequence ATGGGTATATGCAGTTCAAGTGAGTCGACACAAGTTGCGTCGGCAAAACTGATATTGCAAGACGGGAAGATGATGGAGTTTGCGAACCCTGTGAAAGTTGGATACGTTTTGCAGAAGTATCCCATGTGTTTTATCTGTAACTCAGACGATATGGACTTCGACGACGCCGTTTCAGCTATTAGCGCCGAAGAGGAGCTTCAGCTTGGTCAGATATACTTCGCTCTTCCTCTTCGTTGGCTTCGGGAGCCACTTAAAGCGGAGGAGATGGCTGCATTGGCCGTTAAAGCTAGCTCTGCTCTCATGAgaagcggtggtggtggtggaggaagTTGTCGCCGGAAGTGTATCGATCATGTTGTCGTCTCTGATAAATATCGTCTTAACGTTGGCTCCGGTGATGATACGGTGGGATCAGGTCGGGTAAGGAGGAAAGGGAGAAACGTTGACGGTGGTGGTGGTAGCAGTAGTAGTGGCCGGAAGAGGAAATGCTACGCGGCTGAGTTGAGTACGATAGAAGAGTGA